One Camelina sativa cultivar DH55 chromosome 3, Cs, whole genome shotgun sequence genomic window carries:
- the LOC104778485 gene encoding probable LRR receptor-like serine/threonine-protein kinase At1g56140 isoform X2: MLRLRMSPCLFLTVLFLCNFGSVLVVRAQNRTGATTHPDEARALNSIFAAWRIRAPREWNISGELCSGAAIDDTVLDNNPAYNPLIKCDCSFENSRICRITNIKVFAREVVGPIPEELWTLKYLTNLNLGQNVLTGSLPPAIGNLTRMQWMTFGINALSGPVPKEIGLLTDLRLLSISSNNFSGSIPDEIGNCAKLQQIFIDSSGLSGRIPLSFANLVDLEQAWLADLEVTGQIPDFIGKWTKLTTLRILGTGLSGPIPSSFSNLTYLTELRLGDISNGSSSLEFIKDMKSLSILVLRNNNLTGTIPSTIGGYSSLQQVDLSFNKLHGPIPASLFNLSGLTHLFLGNNTLNGSLPTQKSQSLSYIDVSYNDLSGILPSWVSLPNLKLNLIANNFTLEDDNRVLSGLNCLQKNFPCNRGKGVYSDFSINCGGPEIRSTNGALFEREDEELGPASFAISAGQRWAASSVGLFAGSSSNIYKATSQSQFVNTLDSELFQSARLSASSLRYYGLGLENGGYTVTLQFAEIQILGSTSNTWKGLGRRRFDIYVQGRLVEKDFDVRKTAGDSTVRAIQKVYKANVSENHLEIHLFWAGKGTCCIPIQGAYGPLISAVSATPDFTPTVGNRPPSRGQNTTGIIVGVIVGVGLLSIFAGVAIFIIRKRRKRYTDDEEILSMDVKPFAFTYSELKSATQDFDSSNKLGEGGFGPVYKGKLNDGREVAVKLLSVGSRQGKGQFVAEIVAISAVQHRNLVKLYGCCYEGDHRLLVYEYLPNGSLDQALFGDKTLHLDWSTRYEICLGVARGLVYLHEEARIRIVHRDVKASNILLDSKLVPKVSDFGLAKLYDDKKTHISTRVAGTIGYLAPEYAMRGHLTEKIDVYAFGVVALELVSGRPNSDENLEDEKRYLLEWAWNLHEKSREVELIDHELTEFNMEEVKRMIGIALLCTQTSHALRPPMSRVVAMLSGDVEVSDVTSKPGYLTDWGFDDTTSSSLSGFQTKDTGVSESFTSFVAPGSEGNNDSKPMLGINEGR; encoded by the exons ATGCTCAGGCTACGGATGTCTCCGTGTCTATTTCTCACCGTCTTGTTCTTGTgtaatttcggttcggttctaGTTGTTCGAGCCCAAAACCGAACCGGAGCTACCACTCATCCCGACGAAg CGCGAGCTTTGAACTCCATCTTCGCGGCTTGGAGGATCCGGGCTCCGAGGGAATGGAACATCAGCGGCGAACTTTGCTCCGGCGCCGCCATTGACGATACTGTCCTCGACAACAACCCTGCCTACAACCCTCTCATCAAATGCGACTGCAGTTTCGAAAACTCCAGAATCTGCCGCATCACCAACAT CAAGGTTTTTGCGAGGGAAGTTGTAGGGCCTATACCTGAAGAGCTCTGGACTTTGAAATACCTCACAAATCT GAACTTGGGTCAAAATGTTCTCACAGGCTCTCTGCCTCCAGCTATTGGAAATTTGACTCGAATGCAATGGAT GACTTTTGGGATTAATGCGTTGTCTGGCCCTGTTCCTAAGGAAATTGGTTTGCTTACAGATTTGAGATTACT tagTATTAGTTCAAATAACTTCTCCGGTTCTATACCAGATGAGATCGGAAATTGTGCAAAACTTCAGCAAAT ATTCATAGATAGTTCTGGACTCAGCGGGAGGATACCTCTATCATTTGCTAATCTCGTGGACCTGGAACAAGC TTGGCTTGCGGATCTAGAAGTTACAGGTCAGATACCAGACTTTATAGGAAAATGGACCAAACTTACTACCTT GAGAATTCTCGGAACTGGTTTAAGTGGTCCAATACCATCGTCATTTTCCAACTTAACTTATTTGACAGAACT GAGGCTTGGTGATATATCCAATGGAAGCTCATCTCTTGAATTCATCAAAGACATGAAATCTCTTAGTATATT AGTATTGAGGAACAACAATCTAACTGGGACAATACCATCTACTATTGGAGGATACTCAAGTTTGCAACAAGT TGATTTGAGCTTCAACAAACTACATGGACCAATTCCGGCTTCACTTTTTAACTTAAGTGGACTTACTCACTT GTTTCTGGGGAACAACACGTTGAATGGTTCCTTGCCCACTCAAAAGAGCCAGTCTTTGAGCTATAT AGATGTGTCGTATAATGATTTGTCTGGAATTCTTCCTTCATGGGTCAGCTTACCAAACTTAAAACT CAACCTAATTGCTAACAACTTCACATTGGAAGATGACAACAG GGTTTTATCAGGACTTAATTGCCTTCAGAAGAATTTCCCCTGCAATCGAGGCAAAGGAGTCT ATTCTGACTTTTCGATCAACTGCGGAGGCCCAGAGATAAGGTCAACTAACGGAGCACTATTTGAGAGGGAGGACGAGGAACTTGGACCAGCTTCGTTTGCCATAAGTGCTGGTCAGAGATGGGCAGCCAGTAGTGTAGGACTTTTTGCTGGAAGTAGCAGCAATATATACAAAGCTACTTCGCAATCACAATTTGTCAACACTTTGGACTCGGAGCTTTTTCAGTCAGCAAGACTTTCTGCATCTTCCCTAAGGTATTATGGGTTGGGGCTAGAAAATGGAGGCTATACTGTAACACTTCAGTTTGCTGAAATACAAATTCTAGGTTCTACTTCTAACACTTGGAAAGGTTTAGGAAGACGACGTTTTGACATTTATGTCCAG GGAAGACTTGTTGAAAAGGATTTTGATGTACGTAAAACAGCTGGTGACTCTACTGTTCGAGCAATTCAGAAAGTATATAAGGCAAATGTATCAGAAAATCACCTCGAAATTCATCTTTTCTGGGCTGGGAAAGGAACATGTTGTATTCCTATCCAAGGGGCTTATGGACCATTAATATCAGCCGTCAGTGCAACACCAG ATTTCACACCAACTGTTGGTAATAGGCCACCATCACGGGGACAGAACACGACTGGTATTATTGTGGGTGTCATTGTTGGCGTTGGACTTTTGAGCATCTTTGCAGGTGTAGCTATCTTCATTAttcgaaaaagaagaaaacggtACACAGATGATGAAG AGATACTTAGTATGGACGTAAAGCCTTTTGCCTTTACTTACTCGGAACTTAAAAGTGCAACGCAAGATTTCGATTCTTCAAACAAGCTTGGAGAGGGGGGATTTGGGCCTGTTTATAAG GGGAAACTGAATGATGGAAGAGAAGTAGCAGTGAAGCTATTGTCGGTGGGATCCCGGCAAGGGAAGGGGCAATTTGTTGCAGAAATTGTAGCAATCTCTGCAGTTCAACATCGCAACTTAGTAAAGCTTTATGGGTGCTGCTATGAAGGAGATCATCGTTTGCTTGTATATGAATACCTTCCTAACGGAAGTCTTGATCAGGCTCTATTCG GGGATAAAACTTTACATCTTGATTGGTCAACCCGTTATGAGATATGTCTGGGAGTAGCTAGAGGTCTAGTCTATCTCCACGAGGAGGCGAGGATTCGCATAGTACACAGAGATGTGAAAGCCAGCAACATTTTACTTGATTCTAAACTGGTCCCAAAAGTTTCTGATTTTGGGCTTGCGAAACTATACGATGACAAAAAGACCCATATAAGTACCCGAGTAGCTGGGACGAT TGGATATCTTGCACCAGAGTATGCTATGCGTGGACATCTAACAGAAAAAATAGATGTGTATGCCTTTGGTGTTGTGGCACTTGAGCTAGTGAGTGGAAGGCCAAACTCTGATGAGAACTTGGAGGATGAAAAAAGATACCTTCTTGAATGG GCGTGGAATCTACACGAGAAAAGTCGTGAAGTTGAACTTATTGATCATGAGCTGACTGAATTCAATATGGAAGAAGTGAAACGCATGATTGGCATAGCTCTGCTGTGCACACAGACATCTCATGCCTTGAGACCACCAATGTCACGAGTGGTGGCCATGCTATCAGGAGATGTTGAGGTCAGTGATGTCACGTCAAAGCCAGGCTACCTAACCGACTGGGGATTTGATGACACCACAAGCTCTTCTCTCAGCGGCTTTCAAACTAAAGACACGGGCGTTTCTGAATC CTTCACGAGCTTTGTGGCGCCTGGATCCGAGGGAAATAACGACTCTAAGCCAATGCTTGGAATTAATGAGGGAAGATGA
- the LOC104778485 gene encoding probable LRR receptor-like serine/threonine-protein kinase At1g56140 isoform X1 → MLRLRMSPCLFLTVLFLCNFGSVLVVRAQNRTGATTHPDEARALNSIFAAWRIRAPREWNISGELCSGAAIDDTVLDNNPAYNPLIKCDCSFENSRICRITNIKVFAREVVGPIPEELWTLKYLTNLNLGQNVLTGSLPPAIGNLTRMQWMTFGINALSGPVPKEIGLLTDLRLLSISSNNFSGSIPDEIGNCAKLQQIFIDSSGLSGRIPLSFANLVDLEQAWLADLEVTGQIPDFIGKWTKLTTLRILGTGLSGPIPSSFSNLTYLTELRLGDISNGSSSLEFIKDMKSLSILVLRNNNLTGTIPSTIGGYSSLQQVDLSFNKLHGPIPASLFNLSGLTHLFLGNNTLNGSLPTQKSQSLSYIDVSYNDLSGILPSWVSLPNLKLNLIANNFTLEDDNRVLSGLNCLQKNFPCNRGKGVYSDFSINCGGPEIRSTNGALFEREDEELGPASFAISAGQRWAASSVGLFAGSSSNIYKATSQSQFVNTLDSELFQSARLSASSLRYYGLGLENGGYTVTLQFAEIQILGSTSNTWKGLGRRRFDIYVQGRLVEKDFDVRKTAGDSTVRAIQKVYKANVSENHLEIHLFWAGKGTCCIPIQGAYGPLISAVSATPDFTPTVGNRPPSRGQNTTGIIVGVIVGVGLLSIFAGVAIFIIRKRRKRYTDDEEILSMDVKPFAFTYSELKSATQDFDSSNKLGEGGFGPVYKGKLNDGREVAVKLLSVGSRQGKGQFVAEIVAISAVQHRNLVKLYGCCYEGDHRLLVYEYLPNGSLDQALFGDKTLHLDWSTRYEICLGVARGLVYLHEEARIRIVHRDVKASNILLDSKLVPKVSDFGLAKLYDDKKTHISTRVAGTIGYLAPEYAMRGHLTEKIDVYAFGVVALELVSGRPNSDENLEDEKRYLLEWAWNLHEKSREVELIDHELTEFNMEEVKRMIGIALLCTQTSHALRPPMSRVVAMLSGDVEVSDVTSKPGYLTDWGFDDTTSSSLSGFQTKDTGVSESFTSFVAPGSEGNNDSKPMLGINEGR, encoded by the exons ATGCTCAGGCTACGGATGTCTCCGTGTCTATTTCTCACCGTCTTGTTCTTGTgtaatttcggttcggttctaGTTGTTCGAGCCCAAAACCGAACCGGAGCTACCACTCATCCCGACGAAg CGCGAGCTTTGAACTCCATCTTCGCGGCTTGGAGGATCCGGGCTCCGAGGGAATGGAACATCAGCGGCGAACTTTGCTCCGGCGCCGCCATTGACGATACTGTCCTCGACAACAACCCTGCCTACAACCCTCTCATCAAATGCGACTGCAGTTTCGAAAACTCCAGAATCTGCCGCATCACCAACAT CAAGGTTTTTGCGAGGGAAGTTGTAGGGCCTATACCTGAAGAGCTCTGGACTTTGAAATACCTCACAAATCT GAACTTGGGTCAAAATGTTCTCACAGGCTCTCTGCCTCCAGCTATTGGAAATTTGACTCGAATGCAATGGAT GACTTTTGGGATTAATGCGTTGTCTGGCCCTGTTCCTAAGGAAATTGGTTTGCTTACAGATTTGAGATTACT tagTATTAGTTCAAATAACTTCTCCGGTTCTATACCAGATGAGATCGGAAATTGTGCAAAACTTCAGCAAAT ATTCATAGATAGTTCTGGACTCAGCGGGAGGATACCTCTATCATTTGCTAATCTCGTGGACCTGGAACAAGC TTGGCTTGCGGATCTAGAAGTTACAGGTCAGATACCAGACTTTATAGGAAAATGGACCAAACTTACTACCTT GAGAATTCTCGGAACTGGTTTAAGTGGTCCAATACCATCGTCATTTTCCAACTTAACTTATTTGACAGAACT GAGGCTTGGTGATATATCCAATGGAAGCTCATCTCTTGAATTCATCAAAGACATGAAATCTCTTAGTATATT AGTATTGAGGAACAACAATCTAACTGGGACAATACCATCTACTATTGGAGGATACTCAAGTTTGCAACAAGT TGATTTGAGCTTCAACAAACTACATGGACCAATTCCGGCTTCACTTTTTAACTTAAGTGGACTTACTCACTT GTTTCTGGGGAACAACACGTTGAATGGTTCCTTGCCCACTCAAAAGAGCCAGTCTTTGAGCTATAT AGATGTGTCGTATAATGATTTGTCTGGAATTCTTCCTTCATGGGTCAGCTTACCAAACTTAAAACT CAACCTAATTGCTAACAACTTCACATTGGAAGATGACAACAG GGTTTTATCAGGACTTAATTGCCTTCAGAAGAATTTCCCCTGCAATCGAGGCAAAGGAGTCT ATTCTGACTTTTCGATCAACTGCGGAGGCCCAGAGATAAGGTCAACTAACGGAGCACTATTTGAGAGGGAGGACGAGGAACTTGGACCAGCTTCGTTTGCCATAAGTGCTGGTCAGAGATGGGCAGCCAGTAGTGTAGGACTTTTTGCTGGAAGTAGCAGCAATATATACAAAGCTACTTCGCAATCACAATTTGTCAACACTTTGGACTCGGAGCTTTTTCAGTCAGCAAGACTTTCTGCATCTTCCCTAAGGTATTATGGGTTGGGGCTAGAAAATGGAGGCTATACTGTAACACTTCAGTTTGCTGAAATACAAATTCTAGGTTCTACTTCTAACACTTGGAAAGGTTTAGGAAGACGACGTTTTGACATTTATGTCCAG GGAAGACTTGTTGAAAAGGATTTTGATGTACGTAAAACAGCTGGTGACTCTACTGTTCGAGCAATTCAGAAAGTATATAAGGCAAATGTATCAGAAAATCACCTCGAAATTCATCTTTTCTGGGCTGGGAAAGGAACATGTTGTATTCCTATCCAAGGGGCTTATGGACCATTAATATCAGCCGTCAGTGCAACACCAG ATTTCACACCAACTGTTGGTAATAGGCCACCATCACGGGGACAGAACACGACTGGTATTATTGTGGGTGTCATTGTTGGCGTTGGACTTTTGAGCATCTTTGCAGGTGTAGCTATCTTCATTAttcgaaaaagaagaaaacggtACACAGATGATGAAG AGATACTTAGTATGGACGTAAAGCCTTTTGCCTTTACTTACTCGGAACTTAAAAGTGCAACGCAAGATTTCGATTCTTCAAACAAGCTTGGAGAGGGGGGATTTGGGCCTGTTTATAAG GGGAAACTGAATGATGGAAGAGAAGTAGCAGTGAAGCTATTGTCGGTGGGATCCCGGCAAGGGAAGGGGCAATTTGTTGCAGAAATTGTAGCAATCTCTGCAGTTCAACATCGCAACTTAGTAAAGCTTTATGGGTGCTGCTATGAAGGAGATCATCGTTTGCTTGTATATGAATACCTTCCTAACGGAAGTCTTGATCAGGCTCTATTCG GGGATAAAACTTTACATCTTGATTGGTCAACCCGTTATGAGATATGTCTGGGAGTAGCTAGAGGTCTAGTCTATCTCCACGAGGAGGCGAGGATTCGCATAGTACACAGAGATGTGAAAGCCAGCAACATTTTACTTGATTCTAAACTGGTCCCAAAAGTTTCTGATTTTGGGCTTGCGAAACTATACGATGACAAAAAGACCCATATAAGTACCCGAGTAGCTGGGACGAT TGGATATCTTGCACCAGAGTATGCTATGCGTGGACATCTAACAGAAAAAATAGATGTGTATGCCTTTGGTGTTGTGGCACTTGAGCTAGTGAGTGGAAGGCCAAACTCTGATGAGAACTTGGAGGATGAAAAAAGATACCTTCTTGAATGG GCGTGGAATCTACACGAGAAAAGTCGTGAAGTTGAACTTATTGATCATGAGCTGACTGAATTCAATATGGAAGAAGTGAAACGCATGATTGGCATAGCTCTGCTGTGCACACAGACATCTCATGCCTTGAGACCACCAATGTCACGAGTGGTGGCCATGCTATCAGGAGATGTTGAGGTCAGTGATGTCACGTCAAAGCCAGGCTACCTAACCGACTGGGGATTTGATGACACCACAAGCTCTTCTCTCAGCGGCTTTCAAACTAAAGACACGGGCGTTTCTGAATCCTTCACGAGCTTTGTGGCGCCTGGATCCGAGGGAAATAACGACTCTAAGCCAATGCTTGGAATTAATGAGGGAAGATGA
- the LOC104778486 gene encoding probable LRR receptor-like serine/threonine-protein kinase At1g56130: protein MTTRLRGSPCLHLIIVWYLCIAGSVHVVRSQNQTGAITHPDEARALNSIFAAWKIQERSKWNISGELCTGAAIDASVLDTNTAFNPLIKCDCSFENSTICRINNIKVYALDVKGPIPQELWTLTFLTNLNLGQNLLTGSLPPAIGNLTRMQWMTLGINALSGPLPKEIGLLTDLRLLGIGSNNFSGSIPAEIGSCTKLQQMYIDSSGLSGEIPLSFANFLDLEQAWIMDLELTGQIPDFIGNWTKLTTLRIVGTGLSGPIPSSFSRLISLTELRLGDISNGGSSLDFIKDMKNLSTLVLRNNNLTGTIPSNIGGYSSLQQVDLSFNKLQGPIPASLFNLSELALLFLGNNTLNGSLPTQKGQSLSTVDVSYNDLSGSLPSWVSLPYMKVNLVANNFTLEGLDNRVLSGLNCLQKNFPCNRGKGIYFNFSINCGGPEKRSVSGAIFEKEDRDLGPASFVVSAAKRWAASSVGNFAGSSNNVYIANSMAQFTNTVDSELFQSARLSASSLRYYGLGLENGGYTIRLQFAEIQIVGSNSWKGTGRRRFDIYVQGRLVEKDFDVRRTAGDSTLRAVQREYKANVSENHLEIHLFWAGKGTCCIPVQGAYGPLISAVSATPDFTPTVGNRPPSKGKSRTGTIVGVIVGVGLLSIFAGVVIFIIRKRRKPYTDDEEILSMDVKPYTFTYSELKSATQDFNPSNKLGEGGFGAVYKGNLNDGREVAVKQLSVGSRQGKGQFVAEIVAISAVLHRNLVKLYGCCFEGDHRLLVYEYLPKGSLDQALFGDKTLHLDWPTRYEICLGVARGLVYLHEEASVRIIHRDVKASNILLDSELVPKVSDFGLAKLYNDKKTHISTRVAGTIGYLAPEYAMRGHLTEKTDVYAFGVVALELVSGRKNSDENLEEGKKYLLEWAWNLREKSRDTELIDDELKEYNMEEVKRMIGIALLCTQSSHALRPPMSRVVAMLTGDAEVNDATSKPGYLTDCTFDDTTSSSFSNFQTKETSFSTSFIAPGPGMSHSDCESKPMVGFKIKEGR, encoded by the exons ATGACAACAAGGCTACGGGGGTCTCCGTGTCTACACCTCATCATTGTGTGGTACTTGTGTATTGCCGGTTCGGTTCACGTGGTTCGATCTCAAAACCAAACCGGAGCCATTACTCATCCCGACGAAG CGCGAGCTTTGAACTCCATCTTCGCGGCTTGGAAGATACAGGAGCGGAGTAAATGGAACATCAGCGGCGAACTTTGCACCGGGGCCGCCATCGACGCCAGTGTCCTCGACACCAACACTGCATTCAATCCTCTCATCAAATGCGACTGTAGTTTCGAAAACTCCACAATCTGCCGCATAAACAACAT CAAGGTTTATGCGTTAGATGTTAAAGGACCTATACCTCAAGAGCTCTGGACTTTGACATTCCTCACCAATCT GAACCTAGGTCAAAATTTACTCACAGGCTCACTGCCTCCTGCAATTGGAAACCTGACTCGAATGCAGTGGAT GACTTTAGGGATCAATGCCTTGTCTGGCCCTCTTCCTAAGGAAATCGGTTTGCTTACAGATTTAAGATTACT AGGTATTGGTTCAAACAACTTTTCCGGTTCTATACCAGCCGAGATTGGGAGTTGTACAAAACTACAGCAAAT GTACATAGATAGCTCTGGACTCAGCGGGGAAATACCTCTATCGTTTGCTAATTTTTTGGATCTGGAACAAGC TTGGATTATGGATCTGGAACTTACAGGTCAGATACCAGACTTTATAGGAAATTGGACCAAACTTACTACCTT GAGAATTGTCGGAACTGGTTTGAGTGGTCCAATACCGTCATCATTTTCCAGATTAATTTCTTTGACAGAACT GAGGCTTGGTGATATATCCAATGGAGGCTCTTCTCTTGATTTCATCAAAGACATGAAGAATCTAAGTACACT AGTATTAAGGAACAACAATCTCACTGGGACAATACCGTCTAATATTGGAGGATACTCAAGTTTGCAACAAGT TGATTTGAGCTTCAACAAACTACAAGGACCAATTCCGGCTTCACTTTTCAACTTAAGTGAACTTGCTCTCTT gTTTCTGGGAAACAACACGTTGAATGGATCATTGCCCACTCAAAAGGGGCAGTCTCTGAGCACTGT AGATGTGTCGTACAATGATTTGTCGGGAAGTCTTCCTTCATGGGTCAGCTTACCATACATGAAAGT CAATCTTGTTGCTAACAACTTCACGTTGGAAGGTCTAGACAACAG AGTTTTATCAGGACTAAATTGCCTGCAGAAGAACTTCCCCTGCAATCGAGGCAAAGGAATCT ATTTTAACTTTTCGATCAACTGCGGAGGCCCAGAGAAAAGGTCTGTTAGCGGGGCAATATTTGAGAAAGAGGACAGGGATCTTGGACCAGCTTCGTTTGTCGTGAGTGCTGCTAAGAGATGGGCAGCCAGTAGTGTAGGAAATTTTGCGGGAAGTAGCAATAATGTATACATAGCTAATTCAATGGCACAATTTACCAACACTGTGGACTCAGAGCTCTTTCAGTCAGCAAGACTTTCTGCATCTTCCCTAAGGTATTATGGGTTGGGGCTAGAAAATGGAGGCTACACCATAAGACTTCAGTTTGCCGAAATACAAATTGTAGGTTCTAACAGTTGGAAAGGTACTGGAAGACGACGTTTTGACATTTATGTCCAG GGAAGACTTGTTGAAAAGGATTTTGATGTACGCAGAACAGCTGGTGACTCTACTCTTCGAGCAGTTCAGAGAGAATATAAAGCAAATGTATCAGAAAATCACCTCGAAATTCATCTTTTTTGGGCTGGAAAAGGAACATGCTGTATTCCTGTCCAAGGGGCTTATGGGCCATTAATATCGGCCGTCAGTGCTACACCAG ATTTCACACCAACTGTGGGTAATAGGCCACCATCAAAGGGAAAGAGCAGGACTGGTACTATTGTGGGTGTCATTGTTGGCGTTGGACTTTTGAGCATCTTTGCGGGTGTGGTTATCTTCATCATTCGTAAAAGAAGAAAGCCGTACACAGATGATGAAG AGATACTTAGTATGGACGTAAAGCCATACACCTTTACTTACTCGGAACTTAAAAGTGCAACGCAAGATTTCAATCCCTCAAACAAGCTTGGAGAAGGAGGGTTTGGGGCTGTATATAAG GGAAACCTAAATGATGGACGAGAGGTCGCGGTGAAGCAGTTATCAGTTGGATCACGGCAAGGAAAGGGACAATTTGTTGCAGAAATTGTAGCAATTTCTGCAGTTCTACATCGTAACCTAGTAAAACTTTACGGATGCTGCTTTGAAGGAGATCATCGTTTGCTCGTATATGAGTACCTCCCTAAGGGAAGTCTCGATCAGGCATTATTTG GGGATAAGACTTTACATCTTGATTGGCCAACCCGTTATGAGATATGTCTGGGAGTAGCCAGAGGTCTAGTTTATCTCCACGAGGAGGCGAGTGTTCGAATAATACACAGAGATGTGAAGGCCAGCAACATTTTACTTGACTCTGAACTGGTCCCAAAAGTTTCTGATTTTGGGCTTGCAAAACTGTATAATGACAAGAAAACCCATATTAGTACCCGAGTGGCAGGGACAAT TGGATATCTTGCGCCAGAGTATGCCATGCGTGGACATCTAACAGAGAAAACAGATGTGTATGCCTTTGGTGTTGTGGCTCTTGAGCTAGTGAGTGGAAGGAAAAACTCTGATGAAAACCTGGAGGAgggaaaaaaatatcttcttgaATGG GCATGGAATCTACGCGAGAAAAGCCGTGACACTGAACTTATTGATGATGAGCTAAAGGAATACAACATGGAAGAAGTGAAACGCATGATTGGCATTGCTCTGCTTTGCACTCAGTCATCTCATGCGTTGAGACCACCAATGTCACGAGTGGTAGCCATGTTGACAGGAGATGCTGAGGTCAATGATGCCACCTCAAAGCCAGGCTACCTAACCGACTGTACATTTGATGACACCACAAGCTCATCTTTCAGCAACTTTCAAACCAAAGAAACTAGCTTCTCCACGAGCTTTATAGCGCCTGGCCCCGGGATGTCACATAGTGACTGCGAATCTAAGCCAATGGTTGGATTCAAGATCAAGGAGGGAAGATGA